One stretch of Orcinus orca chromosome 15, mOrcOrc1.1, whole genome shotgun sequence DNA includes these proteins:
- the LOC125961279 gene encoding translation initiation factor IF-2-like, translating to MATQNSTFRLNAKVAYRRPHTFQVLRQDLPPRNVRSGGASTRGTDQGLGQTRPPGVRHGRGLRPPARPAAAGLQPGGPSAAEGLRSAQAPRRRPRPCRAPASPRRTAGNKGGGPRPARAADERPRGPAGARRKQASVLPSPASRTPLPAGPAPARGPAEARRASRRRDPRRSPPGGLPDPLRAGAAPPAGGEGAPPWPVPRAAEERGREAEPGPSLQLGSADAHPAAARSASSPSAGATAALGPPSRNSSSRLLPPPPPPPGGARRAPARAGAAAEEPSRPLRAHHSARGAGGRRRGRVGRWGRGWGRAGRGRGRRGAGGPVPGSSRSPGICPPGAPRPRPLARTLVRCCLCLCSLPASAAGPTRKGRCPRPSAAGPALVPAVGRRPPRGRDFRIKRFLAKKQKQNRPILQWIPMKTGNKIRRGAHTGENWEEAGWDTASSLPTLS from the exons ATGGCAACCCAAAATTCCACATTCCGACTAAATGCTAAGGTGGCCTACAGGCGACCGCACACATTCCAAGTTCTGCGCCAGGACCTGCCCCCGAGAAATGTCA GGTCCGGCGGCGCCTCCACGCGCGGAACAGACCAGGGTCTCGGCCAGACGCGACCCCCCGGGGTACGGCACGGGCGCGGCCTACGGCCCCCAGCCCGCCCTGCGGCCGCCGGCCTACAGCCCGGGGGTCCGAGCGCGGCCGAGGGGCTGCGGAGCGCGCAGGCCCCGCGCCGCCGCCCCAGGCCTTGCCGAGCCCCGGCCTCTCCCCGGCGGACTGCGGGCAACAAAGGCGGCGGCCCGCGCCCGGCGCGCGCGGCGGACGAGAGGCCGAGGGGTCCGGCCGGCGCGCGGCGGAAGCAGGCCTCAGTCCTCCCCAGCCCGGCTTCCCGGACgccgctccccgccggcccggccccCGCCCGCGGACCCGCGGAGGCGCGCAGGGCCTCACGCCGCCGGGACCCTCGCCGCTCCCCGCCGGGCGGCCTCCCCGACCCCCTCCGCGCCGGAGCCGCCCCGCCGGCCGGAGGAGAAGGGGCACCGCCGTGGCCGGTTCCCCGGGCCGCCGAGGAGAGGGGGCGGGAAGCCGAGCCCGGACCCAGCCTCCAACTCGGCTCCGCAGACGCTCACCCGGCGGCCGCCCGCTCCGCTTCCTCGCCCAGCGCCGGCGCGACTGCCGCGCTCGGCCCTCCTTCCCGCAACTCCTCCTCccgcctccttcctcctcctcctcctcctccaggagggGCGCGCCGGGCGCCGGCTCGAGCTGGAGCCGCAGCCGAGGAGCCGAGCCGGCCGCTCCGCGCCCACCACTCGGCCCGCGGCGCCGGCGGGCGTCGGCGCGGGAGGGTGGGccggtgggggcgggggtgggggcgtgcggggcggggccgggggcgccgTGGGGCCGGGGGGCCGGTCCCCGGCTCGAGTCGGAGTCCCGGCATCTGCCCGCCCGGCGCGCCCCGCCCGCGCCCGCTGGCTCGGACGCTTGTCCGGTGCTGCCTCTGCCTTTGCAGCCTCCCCGCCTCGGCGGCCGGGCCGACGCGGAAAGGAAGATGTCCTCGGCCCTCGGCCGCCGGCCCTGCCCTTGTCCCTGCGGTCGGGCGGCGGCCTCCACGCGGCCGAG ACTTCAGGATCAAGCGATTCCTggccaagaaacaaaagcagaatcgTCCCATTCTCCAGTGGATTCCAATGAAAACTGGTAATAAAATCAG GAGAGGAGCTCACACTGGAGAAAATTgggaggaagcaggatgggaTACGGCAAGCAGCCTTCCAACCTTGTCCTGA